AAGATCTCCAGTTTTTAAGCAATCCTGAGAAAAATATGTTGCTTTGTCTGGAGAGAGAAAACCCGGGGTGGTAGAGTTCTCTTTGAAAGTTCAGATTCGTGGATAGTCTATATGTTCTTATTCAAGTATGTTCATGTACAAGTATGTAAGTGCATATAATAAAGAACACGTTAATGGAATCTGTTTCCTACATCCCGATACCACGTCTAGAATTCATTCACTAAAAACTAAAAACGTTGCTATCAGCAATTGTTATATAGTATCAATCACGCACATGTTTCTACCACTCTTATTTAGATTTATAAAATTATTAGAGCAATTACTATTTATTGTTTTTTTCCGACCAACATAATTCTATACAAATAAACCACCAATAGATCTTATTATCTGTTTGGTGGGACGACACCACACATATCAATATCTATGTGTATATGCACATATCTTTTGGTCACTGCCAAGTCTTATTTATAACCAAAGGCATGCCAGCCTAAACCCTAACGGCGTTAAGTTGCCTCTCGTGTTAATTTCATAAAACATAGGAGATTCTACCAGTAGAAATATCTTCCATGTTTCTTCTCCAAGCTATACCAATTGCCACATCATATTTCTTGTATGCGTCAAAAACATGCATGTCAATTTTCGTCTCTGTGTTGCAACGAGCATTCAGTTATTTGTAACAGTAACATCTCCTTTGTTTTATACTCACGCCAATTGCACCACGTCCTTTCACTCTTTAGAGTCGTCAATGAAAGGGATGGAGATTTTTGGCTGAGATTTTAGTTCGTTGAACTTCTTTTTTTTTTTTTTTGCAACGGCTATTCTATTACTCAAGCTTGAGGTGGTCTGGCAAGCCAGACTGTAATAGAATAACCAATAAAACATAAGGGTCTATAAAAAAAACGTGCATTCCTAGCTAACGAATCTGCAATTTCATTCTGCGTCCTTGGAAAGTAGCTGATTTTGAATTCTGAAAAACACAACTGAAGAGTTTGAATTGTTTCCAGCTCAGTTAAGAAATTGGGTCAAGCTTGTGGCTGTTTTATCATCGCTATCAGATCTTTGCAGTCCGTTCAAAACCTCTGACAGATCGAGTGTTGTAGCATGCTCTCCATTGCCCACTGTAGCGCTTCCAGTTCCGAATGTAAAGCTGTTTGCCTCCTTCTCAGGTTTCTTGACCCCATGAGTTGAATCTTACTCATGGTATCCTTCCAAATCCATCCCATTCCACTAAAAGTTCGTTGAACTTGAAAGAGTCCAAACCCCATAAAATTATAATTGCCAACTAGGATCCAAAATGTGTTATATTCAAATAATTTTAAAACAATATATTGAGCAAAATTGTTTTTTTTTTGTGAAACTAAAAAAAAAGGTTAAATCATTTTGGCCTGAAACTAAAAATCTTACAACAATTAAATGCTGACTGTATGCAGTAATAATTAATTTTACTCTGTTTAGTACAACATTCATATGCTAATGCAAATTTGGTATCTTTAATCGAAGGTGAAACAATAACTTAATTAAGGTGAAATTCTAATACTTTTTTCCCTGCTTGCATCCTTCATCTGTACAAATAATTGCCAATCTACGAAGAATCAGAGACAACAATCAGGAGGGTCCCTCATACTCACTCACTGAGTGAAGAAACATAGCTAAGGCCGTTTCTCATGGCTGCTTCCCACACAATATCAATACGGTCAACATCAATGGCTCCAACTTCATGATGTTCCCAACCTTCCAACATATGAACCAATCCTCCAGCATGGCACGCATGGACCACCCCTCTCTCCATTGTGTACTGTACCAACACACAAACACATAGTTTTAGTCCGTTGTGCCAAAGGGCAAACAAGAACTTGATCGTTAACCAAACCGTTCTTTATACCTCGCAGGTTCCGACTCCTTGAACATCTTTAGGGAGCCTCATTGCTGCTAGATCACCATAAGTACATTTCCTTCTAAAGTTTAGGATTGGTGGCACCACAAACTGGTGGAAATGCGTTCCTGCAGGAGCCCAGCTCTGCTCCCTCGGCGTCAACCATTTCCCAACAATCCAAGTCTGCATATATATATATATATAACTCCGAGTCCCCAATGTCAAACATTTACATTTAAGAAAAGTAGATTGTGAAACAAATGCGAATCAAACACGAAGAAAGTAAGAACACTTGGAGAGAAAATACTTAGGACAAAATACACATTCAAAAGTTTATAAATTGATTATGTAAATGAATACTTTTGCAAAACGTTAGACACATATTTACATAGTCTTAACATTTGATATTTCTTTTTTTAATAAGAAAACTTCTTTCTCTACTAAAATTCATGCCCACAAATGTCTTTTACTGGTGTACCGAGATTTAAGTCATTCAAGAATCAACAAAAATAAACCAGTTAGAAATTGATACAGTACCTTGCAGTGCTGAGCAGCGTTGTACTTGGTCACTTGTACGAGGTAGTTCTGGAACTCAGCAGGAGCTTCTTTCTGAATCTTTTGGAACCTCTCCGTCGATAACGTCAACATCTGTCAATCGTCTAACATCTGTTAGACTTTGGGACAATAGTTCGGTTAAGGATTAGTAAGAAAACTTACGAGAACTCTCACTCCCCGACGACAGAGGTAAAGAGCGATGGCTCGTCCTAGCTTAGAAGTGGCACCTGTCAAGAACACCTCTTTCACATCTTTTGGAACTTCATTGAGAATCACTGCTGCGGTTAAAGTGTTGCCGTGGACCACACGAACTCTAAGGTCAGGGTGCTTGTTAACAAACAACGTTCCACCACCATTTAAAGCTTCGTTCTGCACAAAACTAAACCCTTTTAGTAACTTCACTCACTCAAAAGTTTTAGACTTATTGAGATTTGTTTCTGACACAACCTTGTTGAGTGCAGCCAAGCTTATAACTTTAACACCAAGCTTATCAGCTCTCAGAATCGCATCTTCGATAAGATTATTAATGCCTTGTTTAGCAAACGGTAAGAAGTACTGCCAGAAAAAGAAGAAAAAAGACTATGAAACACTCTGTTCTCTCTGTCTTTAAAGGGCAAGAATGAAAGAAAACAGAGAGAAGCGTTACTTGGAAGCCAAGTCTTGGAACGAGCCAAGTCTGGCAAAGATGGTTCCTGAGGGTATAAAAGCTGCAAAGAAATGCCTTTGACCAAAGCCACACGACCAACATTAACATGAACGTCCCTGGCCACATCGGCAGCAAGAAGAACCTCGTCGTGTATGGCATTGAAGCAAACGATCTAAACAGGAATGGCGCATGCATCGCTGACATAACGTCTACTCCATGAGCCAGGAACACAAACTCTGGCACTCTCCTCGGTTCCCCTGTGTACACGGAGATCAATTTAGTTTTAAAAAACTGAAATTTTGAGGTCGAAGAAAGGGTAATAATGTCTTTCTATGCGTCGGCTCTAAGGTTTGACTCTAGATAGCACCTGCATTGCAGGTATCTCCCCCCATAGTCTCTGGTGTAGTAATTTAAGGTGATGTTCTTAAGAAAGAATATAAGAGACGGGTTCTTATATTTCGCTAAGATTCTCACCCTAAGAACTCCCAGTAATCATGCTTGAGAATCGATCGCAAGGAAGAGAGGTCTTTCGTTTGTGAGAAACTACATAGACAGCTTGCACTTTTTCATTGGTTCTTTTTAGTAATGTTAAATCATTAACTAAATTAAGTGAAAATATCAATACTAAACTGGTAAGAAACTATAAGAGTTTATACGCCACTAAAGAAATTATAAAACTGGTAATGATCTATAAAACCTACTTTGGTCTTCCTGCCTAACTTATTTATTAATTAATGTCTAGTCATAAATTGGCTTAAAACTATTTGGTCTTCCTGCTTAACTTATAGCGAAAACTAAAGTTTATTCAACTAGTCTTGTATTGTAATAGCTTTGTGTGTTAAAGGTTTGGGTTATATATGCAACCTCATGGAGTAGTTACGCTATAATATTACCTGCAGCTAAACGAATCATTTTCTGGAGTTCCCACGAGTTTGGGTTTAGTGTGCTGCCTAAAACATCAAAGATAGGCATGAACAGACAAAAGTTGGTCTCCATGTCTTGATGATGCAGACTATGGTACCTGCATGATCCCATCAATAACATTATAATTTTCACAAGTAAAATTATAATAGATGCAACTACAAACGTGAAGCCACCAGTTACTTCCTATACACATCTTAAAAGTAAAAATATTACCAATTAAGTCACGTAGGTTCATGTGTGTATCTAACTCAAATGAATAAATTCCATGTGAATATTTTGAAGAAAGGGTGAGATAAACGTTAAGTCGTTAACAACATACGTTGGAGTGTAGATGAGATATCTTAGGATTGGAAGAGTCTCGAACAGCTTGTGAGAGAAGATCTCAACGTTACAATGTCCTAAACATCTTAGGAAGTCAAACGTGATAGCGTATCCGTAGATCAAGCTTATCGATCCAACACCTAGCAAGCAAGACCCAATCAAAGGAGCTCCAGCTACTACACAGAGGAGAAGGCTTTCCAATAACGTCGCATTATTAGCTGCATCCAACGTATCAAAGATTGTTACTCACATCGAACAAGAAGAAAGTCTATTAGTGAAAATTTTACCAGTCATGGGATTTGGAACAGGAGATGAGTGGTGGAAAGAGTGGTAATTGGTGAAGAGGTAGTTGTTACGATGAACAGATCTATGAAGAAAGTAGTATAAAGGCTCCGAGAAGGTAACGTGTAGCACAAGCAATACGATGAGTCCTTTCGTGTTCCACAGAGGAATAGTACTGATAATCATCATCGATGGTGTAGACATGTAACAGATCATGCTAGCTAGTATTGCTTGAAGAAGTATGTAATTGTCCCTGAAATAAAACTCACAGATCAAAACTATACCAAGAACAGAGAAACAAATGGAAAAGTGGTTAAAAAGGTTTTAATTTTACCAGTTCCATTCGTGATCAATCTGTTTGAAGTCAACACCTTTAGGGTTAATCCTTAGCGTGCGAGTCAAGAAAAGCATGTTGTTGTACGTGCTCCAAAGGACATGAACGAGTCCTTTGAGTCCACAGATAATGAGGATATTGAGACACCAAAAAGCCCTCCAGTAATCTTCTTCGTATGCTAACGAATACATTACTTGTGCAGCTAACGGAGCGTATAGAAGATACTTCACAGATAGAGAAACACACACACACACAAGCCAATGAGATTCAGAAGATAAACCGAACGTTTGAAAAAACTTAGAGCAACGTTTTGTTCCTTTAAGAAAAACCAAACCTTTAGATTGCCATAGTTTTCCCATGGCCAAGCTGATAAAGTAGTCATTCTTCTTCTTCCTCTCTCAAATCCTTATTGTTACCTCCTCTCTCTTCTTGGTTTATAACCTTGAAGATTTCTCCAATTTTCA
The DNA window shown above is from Brassica oleracea var. oleracea cultivar TO1000 chromosome C3, BOL, whole genome shotgun sequence and carries:
- the LOC106333486 gene encoding protein ECERIFERUM 3-like, giving the protein MTTLSAWPWENYGNLKYLLYAPLAAQVMYSLAYEEDYWRAFWCLNILIICGLKGLVHVLWSTYNNMLFLTRTLRINPKGVDFKQIDHEWNWDNYILLQAILASMICYMSTPSMMIISTIPLWNTKGLIVLLVLHVTFSEPLYYFLHRSVHRNNYLFTNYHSFHHSSPVPNPMTANNATLLESLLLCVVAGAPLIGSCLLGVGSISLIYGYAITFDFLRCLGHCNVEIFSHKLFETLPILRYLIYTPTYHSLHHQDMETNFCLFMPIFDVLGSTLNPNSWELQKMIRLAAGEPRRVPEFVFLAHGVDVMSAMHAPFLFRSFASMPYTTRFFLLPMWPGTFMLMLVVWLWSKAFLCSFYTLRNHLCQTWLVPRLGFQYFLPFAKQGINNLIEDAILRADKLGVKVISLAALNKNEALNGGGTLFVNKHPDLRVRVVHGNTLTAAVILNEVPKDVKEVFLTGATSKLGRAIALYLCRRGVRVLMLTLSTERFQKIQKEAPAEFQNYLVQVTKYNAAQHCKTWIVGKWLTPREQSWAPAGTHFHQFVVPPILNFRRKCTYGDLAAMRLPKDVQGVGTCEYTMERGVVHACHAGGLVHMLEGWEHHEVGAIDVDRIDIVWEAAMRNGLSYVSSLSE